One Pseudomonas brassicacearum genomic region harbors:
- a CDS encoding amidase gives MIEITEVSIAQLRAALDSGQTTAVELVQAYLARIDAYDGPDTPTALNAVVVRNPDALKEAQASDARRASGQTLGPLDGIPYTAKDSYLVKGLTAASGSPAFKDLVAYRDAFTIERLRAAGAICLGKTNMPPMANGGMQRGVYGRAESPYNGDYLTAPFASGSSNGAGTATAASFAAFGLAEETWSSGRGPASNNGLCAYTPSRGVISVRGNWPLTPTMDVVVPFARTMADLLEVLDVVVANDPETRGDLWRLQPWVPIPSVESVRPVSYPGLASSPAGLAGIRFGVPRMYINADPDAGTADAPGIGGPTGQRIITRPSVIALWEQARQALQTCGAEVVEVDFPLVSNCEGDRPGAPTVFTRGLVSKEFLHHELWDLSAWAFDDFLRANGDPKLNRLADVDGPKIFPHDPGTLPNREDDLAAGMDEYVKMAERGITPWDQIPTLPDGLRGLEQTRRVDLEDWMDRLGLDAVIFPTVADVGPADADINPASADIAWSNGVWVANGNLAIRHLGVPTVTVPMGVMADIGMPVGLTFAGRAYDDSTLLRLASAFESMGSKRLVPPRTPPLSTVGK, from the coding sequence ATGATCGAAATCACCGAAGTCTCCATTGCCCAACTGCGTGCGGCCCTCGATTCCGGCCAGACGACTGCGGTAGAGCTGGTCCAGGCCTATCTCGCCAGGATCGATGCGTACGACGGGCCGGACACGCCCACAGCCCTCAACGCGGTGGTGGTTCGCAACCCTGATGCACTCAAGGAAGCGCAGGCATCCGATGCCCGGCGGGCCAGCGGCCAGACGCTGGGGCCGCTCGACGGCATTCCCTATACCGCCAAGGACAGTTATCTGGTCAAGGGCCTCACCGCCGCTTCCGGAAGTCCGGCGTTCAAGGACCTGGTTGCCTATCGCGATGCGTTCACGATCGAGCGGCTGCGCGCCGCCGGGGCGATTTGCCTGGGCAAGACCAATATGCCGCCCATGGCCAATGGCGGCATGCAACGCGGGGTGTATGGCCGTGCGGAGAGCCCATATAACGGCGACTATCTCACGGCGCCTTTTGCCTCGGGCTCCTCGAACGGTGCGGGTACCGCCACCGCGGCCAGTTTTGCGGCGTTCGGCCTCGCGGAAGAAACCTGGTCGAGCGGACGCGGCCCGGCATCGAACAACGGGCTGTGCGCCTACACGCCTTCGCGCGGCGTGATCTCCGTGCGAGGCAACTGGCCGTTGACCCCGACAATGGACGTAGTCGTGCCCTTCGCCAGGACCATGGCCGACCTGCTCGAGGTGCTGGACGTGGTGGTGGCGAATGACCCTGAGACGCGGGGAGACTTGTGGCGCCTGCAACCCTGGGTGCCCATCCCCAGTGTCGAGTCGGTGCGTCCCGTCTCGTATCCAGGCCTGGCTAGCAGCCCTGCTGGACTGGCCGGCATTCGGTTCGGCGTTCCTCGCATGTACATCAATGCCGATCCCGATGCGGGTACGGCGGATGCGCCCGGCATCGGCGGTCCGACGGGACAGCGAATCATCACCCGCCCCTCGGTGATCGCCCTTTGGGAGCAGGCCCGCCAGGCCCTCCAAACCTGTGGCGCCGAAGTGGTCGAGGTGGATTTCCCGCTGGTCTCCAACTGTGAAGGTGATCGCCCTGGCGCACCGACCGTGTTCACCCGTGGTCTGGTTTCCAAGGAATTCCTGCACCATGAGTTGTGGGACCTGTCGGCCTGGGCCTTCGATGATTTCCTGCGGGCCAACGGTGATCCGAAACTGAATCGCCTGGCCGACGTCGACGGACCGAAGATCTTCCCCCACGACCCCGGCACCCTGCCCAACCGCGAGGACGATCTCGCCGCTGGTATGGATGAGTACGTGAAGATGGCCGAGCGCGGCATCACCCCTTGGGACCAAATCCCCACCCTGCCCGACGGACTGCGCGGCCTTGAACAGACACGTCGAGTCGACCTTGAAGACTGGATGGACCGGCTTGGCCTCGATGCCGTGATCTTCCCGACTGTCGCCGACGTCGGGCCGGCGGACGCCGATATCAATCCAGCATCTGCCGATATCGCCTGGAGCAATGGGGTCTGGGTCGCCAATGGCAACCTCGCCATCCGGCACCTCGGCGTACCCACCGTAACGGTGCCGATGGGCGTCATGGCAGACATCGGCATGCCCGTCGGCCTGACGTTTGCCGGGCGAGCCTATGACGATTCGACGTTGCTGCGCCTGGCTTCGGCGTTTGAGTCGATGGGTTCCAAGCGGTTGGTCCCGCCTCGGACGCCGCCGCTGTCAACTGTCGGGAAATAA
- a CDS encoding polysaccharide lyase family 7 protein: protein MIDLSSWNLTIPEGAPAKVIETPRLVKGYSDKYFRSGNTLFFWAPVTGSTTSKSEFPRSELRETYRDGRLRNWTYPEAEHRLSASLIVNQMPSEGRIVIGQIHIYQGKGPLLKVEYLYDPPKKTGRVVVNYRLKPNSADRTVVIAEGVDLKQKLSYEVRLSPAGYLKVSAQGNQWGKQLSSSWKNKLLYFKAGAYALDNTGYKSEGAQVTFSRLEVGHRTR, encoded by the coding sequence ATGATTGATCTGTCATCCTGGAATCTGACGATTCCTGAAGGCGCCCCCGCGAAGGTGATTGAAACCCCGCGGCTGGTGAAGGGCTACTCCGACAAGTATTTTCGGTCCGGCAACACCTTGTTTTTCTGGGCACCGGTGACGGGCTCGACGACTTCCAAATCCGAATTCCCCCGCAGTGAGCTTCGGGAGACATACCGAGACGGGCGGCTGCGGAATTGGACCTATCCCGAAGCAGAGCATCGGCTTTCAGCGAGCCTGATCGTCAATCAGATGCCTTCCGAGGGCCGGATTGTTATCGGGCAGATACATATCTATCAAGGCAAGGGCCCGCTGCTAAAAGTTGAATACCTTTACGATCCACCGAAGAAAACCGGCAGGGTGGTGGTGAACTATCGCCTCAAGCCCAACAGTGCCGACAGGACTGTTGTCATCGCCGAGGGGGTGGACCTGAAACAGAAATTATCCTACGAAGTGCGCTTGAGCCCGGCCGGCTATTTGAAGGTCAGTGCCCAGGGGAATCAATGGGGCAAGCAGCTGAGCTCCAGCTGGAAGAACAAGCTGCTGTATTTCAAGGCGGGCGCCTACGCCCTGGACAATACCGGCTATAAAAGCGAAGGCGCCCAGGTCACCTTCAGCCGGTTGGAGGTCGGCCATCGGACGCGCTAG